A window of the Salvia splendens isolate huo1 unplaced genomic scaffold, SspV2 ctg839, whole genome shotgun sequence genome harbors these coding sequences:
- the LOC121791523 gene encoding sister chromatid cohesion 1 protein 2-like isoform X3, which translates to MFYSQLLLSKKGALGIIWMAAHCHKRIKKDQVHHTHIPSSVDKILDDGVPVVTHRILAFLLLGIVRIYSKKVEYLLNDCHEILNRLCTFKTGKSAQAEAGVGISRPQGPSHSITLPARFELDTFDLGLDQDAMGGKVRSHEQEMHADGCGKVSRRSGSFRKDIVPLSEAYSSTHTPPRDVFEAHQEHDLSVKSSSNANISLAGVEVLRRARHSLEDCVDPIQLDETENEQMHNKLSIKDCKSCPTNEADSDSAAAVRLLNSRNHSLPSSGIELMVLDDAEKEQLNNRASHESASPNTKGRSQEEQMHAYLSDKDLRTNIHWPTNSMESDFVVRLSNNAIFPLPSLEMLRGTVFTLEDRLEPMVLDEAEEEQLYDRPSNKSTSSNFLVPIQDVELNSAVNPLHEGSNPVENLEILDESNFSMEHLSGLMLLNLAEKKDDHDKPTLEEDVAEEKRMDHLPTQLSFQEHLDQVSSEAVDNAGKVGPELEVIPQESVKCHKPESVHVSILTPQPKLPDVGTVGVAAVQTPGRKESAKFLKKRKALVDVGTVVPNKVLKRWIQEDPIDLKRERKTIPHTRLQAWRSHKSCYTHSFLEPLIPCVSVNLCYNSCYELETLSVKPSVDQDGLKAPTTHGAQEQIPDIRSPITEESPTQTPVVSSPVTDLLSGQTAVTPLVLEKPPELAPPIRSSVAEDFQDQIPIAPATPVAYFNSLRSHEAETVAADSDILETSSSLESIEKGTSSSEQLELDALFQEETSSFRGDSLEKDAFSARTRVIGSHLAKKLLHKRTRKEEEVLSLSRLLAGKTKKESTIMFYEILVLKTRDCIDVQQESAYHNILVRETPKLRQCFK; encoded by the exons atgttttACTCTCAGTTGCTGCTATCGAAGAAGGGGGCGTTAGGCATCATTTGGATGGCCGCTCATTGCCATAAACGAATTAAGAAGGATCAAGTTCACCACACCCACATTCCTTCTTCTGTCg ATAAGATCCTGGATGATGGAGTTCCGGTGGTCACTCATAGAATTTTAGCCTTCCTTCTTCTAGGCATTGTGAGAATCTACTCCAAGAAAGTTGAGTATCTACTTAATGACTGTCATGAAATTCTCAACAGGCTGTGTACCTTTAAGACCGGGAAAAGTGCACAAGCTGAAGCAGGTGTCGGCATCTCTCGCCCTCAGGGACCTTCTCACTCGATTACTCTGCCCGCGAGATTTGAACTTGATACATTTGATCTTGGTCTAGATCAAGATGCAATGGG TGGGAAAGTGAGATCACATGAACAAGAGATGCATGCAG ATGGGTGCGGAAAAGTCTCTCGTAGATCTGGCTCATTTCGCAAG GATATTGTTCCACTTTCTGAAGCTTACTCATCTACTCACACACCGCCCAGAGA TGTGTTTGAAGCCCATCAGGAACATGACTTGTCTGTGAAGTCATCAAGTAATGCAAACATTTCTTTAGCTGGTGTTGAGGTACTTCGTCGAGCACGTCATTCTTTAGAAGATTGTGTGGATCCAATTCAGTTGGATGAGACTGAAAATGAACAAATGCATAACAAGCTATCCATCAAGGATTGCAAGAGTTGTCCAACAAATGAGGCAGATTCTGATTCTGCTGCTGCTGTTCGTCTATTAAATAGTAGGAATCATTCTTTACCCAGTTCAGGCATTGAACTCATGGTACTAGATGATGCTGAAAAGGAGCAACTGAACAATAGGGCATCTCATGAGAGTGCCAGCCCAAATACCAAGGGACGGAGTCAAGAAGAACAAATGCATGCTTATTTATCTGACAAGGATCTAAGGACTAATATCCATTGGCCGACTAACAGTATGGAGTCTGATTTTGTTGTGCGTCTATCCAATAATGCTATCTTTCCCTTACCAAGTTTGGAGATGCTTCGTGGAACTGTGTTTACTTTGGAAGATCGCCTTGAACCAATGGTGTTGGATGAAGCTGAAGAAGAGCAATTGTATGACAGGCCATCTAATAAAAGTACAAGTTCAAATTTCCTGGTGCCAATTCAAGATGTGGAATTGAATTCTGCTGTGAATCCATTACACGAAGGAAGCAATCCTGTAGaaaacttggaaatacttgatgAAAGCAATTTCTCTATGGAACATTTATCTGGTTTAATGCTATTGAACTTGGCTGAAAAGAAAGATGACCATGATAAACCAACACTTGAAGAGGATGTCGCTGAAGAGAAGCGCATGGACCATCTGCCTACTCAGTTGAGTTTTCAAGAACATTTAGACCAAGTTTCCAGTGAAGCAGTTGATAATGCAGGGAAAGTGGGTCCGGAACTAGAGGTGATTCCCCAGGAAAGTGTAAAATGCCATAAACCAGAAAGTGTTCATGTGTCTATTCTAACTCCTCAACCTAAGCTTCCAG ATGTTGGCACTGTGGGAGTTGCAGCTGTTCAGACTCCTGGCAGAAAGGAAAGTGCAAAGTTTCTTAAAAAGCGGAAGGCATTGGTGGATGTGGGCACAGTGGTGCCTAATAA GGTATTGAAGAGATGGATACAAGAAGATCCAATTGACCTAAAACGTGAGAGAAAGACTATTCCTCACACTCGGTTACAAGCCTGGAGATCTCATAAAAGTTGTTACACACACAGTTTCCTTGAGCCTTTGATTCCCT GTGTCTCAGTAAATCTCTGTTACAACAGCTGCTATGAACTAGAAACTTTATCTGTGAAACCATCTGTTGACCAAGATGGTCTCAAAGCTCCTACAACGCATGGTGCTCAAGAACAGATTCCAGACATCAGATCTCCTATCACAGAAGAGTCTCCCACACAAACTCCAGTTGTCAGTTCTCCAGTTACAGATTTACTGAGTGGGCAAACTGCTGTCACGCCCCTGGTTTTAGAAAAGCCTCCTGAACTAGCTCCACCTATCAGATCTTCGGTTGCAGAAGATTTTCAGGACCAAATTCCGATCGCTCCTGCAACACCTGTTGCTTACTTTAACTCGTTGAGATCACACGAAGCTGAAACAGTTGCCGCTGATTCAGACATCTTGGAAACTTCCTCATCCCTTGAAAGCATAGAGAAGGGTACATCTTCAAGCGAACAACTTGAACTGGACGCTTTGTTTCAGGAG GAAACGAGCTCGTTCAGAGGTGATAGCTTGGAGAAAG ATGCATTCTCTGCCAGAACAAG AGTAATTGGAAGTCATCTTGCTAAGAAGCTCCTGCATAAAAGGACACGAAAAGAGGAAGAAGTATTGAGCTTGTCGCGCTTATTGGCAGGAAAAACAAAGAAAGAGAGCACAATTATGTTCTATGAGATACTG GTTTTGAAAACACGAGACTGCATAGACGTGCAGCAGGAGAGTGCTTACCACAATATTCTCGTGCGCGAGACCCCCAAACTGAGGCAGTGTTTCAAATGA
- the LOC121791522 gene encoding cytochrome c1-2, heme protein, mitochondrial-like, whose amino-acid sequence MFGGRALRRLLRERLQSQNTVSPVLSSYISKKGQEAVGSATAKSWRVLALCGAGVSGLLSYATIASCDEAEHGLEAATYPWPHSGILNSYDHASIRRGHQVYQQVCASCHSMSLISFRDLVGVAYTEEETKAMAAEIEVVDGPNDEGEMFTRPGKLSDRFPQPYANEQAARFANGGAYPPDLSLITKARHNGQNYVFALLTGYHDPPAGVTIREGLHYNPYFPGGAIAMPKMLNDGAVEYEKLRPHSHFPYHAYLFICYLPQMGKDVVTFLTWAAEPEMEERKLMGFKWIFVLSLALLQAGYYRRMRWSVLKSRKLVLDVVN is encoded by the exons ATGTTTGGGGGCAGAGCTCTCCGCCGGCTGCTAAGAGAGAGACTTCAATCACAAAACACT GTATCTCCAGTTTTGTCATCTTATATTTCTAAGAAAGGGCAGGAAGCAGTTGGATCTGCCACCGCTAAGTCGTGGAGGGTATTGGCTCTATGTGGGGCAGGTGTCTCAGGGTTGTTAAGTTATGCAACAATAGCATCTTGTGATGAAGCTGAACATGGTTTGGAGGCTGCCACCTATCCTTGGCCACACAGTGGCATTCTAAATTCATATGACCATGCTTC GATTCGGCGTGGTCACCAGGTGTATCAACAAGTTTGTGCCTCCTGCCATTCAATGTCCTTAATTTCATTCCGCGACTTGGTAGGTGTTGCATATacagaagaagaaactaaagcTATGGCTGCTGAGATTGAGGTAGTTGATGGGCCAAATGATGAGGGAGAGATGTTTACTCGTCCTGGCAAGCTCAGTGACCGGTTTCCTCAGCCATATGCAAATGAACAAGCAGCTAGGTTTGCTAATGGTGGCGCTTATCCTCCTGATTTAAGTCTTATAACCAAA GCTCGCCACAATGGTCAAAATTATGTGTTTGCCCTATTGACTGGATATCATGACCCTCCTGCTGGTGTTACA ATTCGTGAAGGATTGCATTATAACCCTTACTTCCCTGGTGGAGCTATTGCTATGCCAAAAATGCTTAATGATGGTGCCGTTGAGTATGAGAAGCTCAG GCCACATTCCCATTTCCCGTATCATGCTTATCTCTTTATTTGCTATCTTCCGCAGATGGGAAAAGATGTTGTCACATTTTTAACATGGGCCGCAGAGCCTGAAATGGAAGAGCGAAAACTG ATGGGATTCAAATGGATATTCGTTCTATCACTCGCACTTCTTCAAGCTGGTTATTATAGGCGCATGAGGTGGTCTGTTCTCAAGTCTCGGAAGCTGGTGCTTGATGTTGTGAACTAG
- the LOC121791523 gene encoding sister chromatid cohesion 1 protein 3-like isoform X1 — translation MFYSQLLLSKKGALGIIWMAAHCHKRIKKDQVHHTHIPSSVDKILDDGVPVVTHRILAFLLLGIVRIYSKKVEYLLNDCHEILNRLCTFKTGKSAQAEAGVGISRPQGPSHSITLPARFELDTFDLGLDQDAMGGKVRSHEQEMHADGCGKVSRRSGSFRKDIVPLSEAYSSTHTPPRDVFEAHQEHDLSVKSSSNANISLAGVEVLRRARHSLEDCVDPIQLDETENEQMHNKLSIKDCKSCPTNEADSDSAAAVRLLNSRNHSLPSSGIELMVLDDAEKEQLNNRASHESASPNTKGRSQEEQMHAYLSDKDLRTNIHWPTNSMESDFVVRLSNNAIFPLPSLEMLRGTVFTLEDRLEPMVLDEAEEEQLYDRPSNKSTSSNFLVPIQDVELNSAVNPLHEGSNPVENLEILDESNFSMEHLSGLMLLNLAEKKDDHDKPTLEEDVAEEKRMDHLPTQLSFQEHLDQVSSEAVDNAGKVGPELEVIPQESVKCHKPESVHVSILTPQPKLPAADVGTVGVAAVQTPGRKESAKFLKKRKALVDVGTVVPNKVLKRWIQEDPIDLKRERKTIPHTRLQAWRSHKSCYTHSFLEPLIPCVSVNLCYNSCYELETLSVKPSVDQDGLKAPTTHGAQEQIPDIRSPITEESPTQTPVVSSPVTDLLSGQTAVTPLVLEKPPELAPPIRSSVAEDFQDQIPIAPATPVAYFNSLRSHEAETVAADSDILETSSSLESIEKGTSSSEQLELDALFQEETSSFRGDSLEKDAFSARTRVIGSHLAKKLLHKRTRKEEEVLSLSRLLAGKTKKESTIMFYEILVLKTRDCIDVQQESAYHNILVRETPKLRQCFK, via the exons atgttttACTCTCAGTTGCTGCTATCGAAGAAGGGGGCGTTAGGCATCATTTGGATGGCCGCTCATTGCCATAAACGAATTAAGAAGGATCAAGTTCACCACACCCACATTCCTTCTTCTGTCg ATAAGATCCTGGATGATGGAGTTCCGGTGGTCACTCATAGAATTTTAGCCTTCCTTCTTCTAGGCATTGTGAGAATCTACTCCAAGAAAGTTGAGTATCTACTTAATGACTGTCATGAAATTCTCAACAGGCTGTGTACCTTTAAGACCGGGAAAAGTGCACAAGCTGAAGCAGGTGTCGGCATCTCTCGCCCTCAGGGACCTTCTCACTCGATTACTCTGCCCGCGAGATTTGAACTTGATACATTTGATCTTGGTCTAGATCAAGATGCAATGGG TGGGAAAGTGAGATCACATGAACAAGAGATGCATGCAG ATGGGTGCGGAAAAGTCTCTCGTAGATCTGGCTCATTTCGCAAG GATATTGTTCCACTTTCTGAAGCTTACTCATCTACTCACACACCGCCCAGAGA TGTGTTTGAAGCCCATCAGGAACATGACTTGTCTGTGAAGTCATCAAGTAATGCAAACATTTCTTTAGCTGGTGTTGAGGTACTTCGTCGAGCACGTCATTCTTTAGAAGATTGTGTGGATCCAATTCAGTTGGATGAGACTGAAAATGAACAAATGCATAACAAGCTATCCATCAAGGATTGCAAGAGTTGTCCAACAAATGAGGCAGATTCTGATTCTGCTGCTGCTGTTCGTCTATTAAATAGTAGGAATCATTCTTTACCCAGTTCAGGCATTGAACTCATGGTACTAGATGATGCTGAAAAGGAGCAACTGAACAATAGGGCATCTCATGAGAGTGCCAGCCCAAATACCAAGGGACGGAGTCAAGAAGAACAAATGCATGCTTATTTATCTGACAAGGATCTAAGGACTAATATCCATTGGCCGACTAACAGTATGGAGTCTGATTTTGTTGTGCGTCTATCCAATAATGCTATCTTTCCCTTACCAAGTTTGGAGATGCTTCGTGGAACTGTGTTTACTTTGGAAGATCGCCTTGAACCAATGGTGTTGGATGAAGCTGAAGAAGAGCAATTGTATGACAGGCCATCTAATAAAAGTACAAGTTCAAATTTCCTGGTGCCAATTCAAGATGTGGAATTGAATTCTGCTGTGAATCCATTACACGAAGGAAGCAATCCTGTAGaaaacttggaaatacttgatgAAAGCAATTTCTCTATGGAACATTTATCTGGTTTAATGCTATTGAACTTGGCTGAAAAGAAAGATGACCATGATAAACCAACACTTGAAGAGGATGTCGCTGAAGAGAAGCGCATGGACCATCTGCCTACTCAGTTGAGTTTTCAAGAACATTTAGACCAAGTTTCCAGTGAAGCAGTTGATAATGCAGGGAAAGTGGGTCCGGAACTAGAGGTGATTCCCCAGGAAAGTGTAAAATGCCATAAACCAGAAAGTGTTCATGTGTCTATTCTAACTCCTCAACCTAAGCTTCCAG CAGCAGATGTTGGCACTGTGGGAGTTGCAGCTGTTCAGACTCCTGGCAGAAAGGAAAGTGCAAAGTTTCTTAAAAAGCGGAAGGCATTGGTGGATGTGGGCACAGTGGTGCCTAATAA GGTATTGAAGAGATGGATACAAGAAGATCCAATTGACCTAAAACGTGAGAGAAAGACTATTCCTCACACTCGGTTACAAGCCTGGAGATCTCATAAAAGTTGTTACACACACAGTTTCCTTGAGCCTTTGATTCCCT GTGTCTCAGTAAATCTCTGTTACAACAGCTGCTATGAACTAGAAACTTTATCTGTGAAACCATCTGTTGACCAAGATGGTCTCAAAGCTCCTACAACGCATGGTGCTCAAGAACAGATTCCAGACATCAGATCTCCTATCACAGAAGAGTCTCCCACACAAACTCCAGTTGTCAGTTCTCCAGTTACAGATTTACTGAGTGGGCAAACTGCTGTCACGCCCCTGGTTTTAGAAAAGCCTCCTGAACTAGCTCCACCTATCAGATCTTCGGTTGCAGAAGATTTTCAGGACCAAATTCCGATCGCTCCTGCAACACCTGTTGCTTACTTTAACTCGTTGAGATCACACGAAGCTGAAACAGTTGCCGCTGATTCAGACATCTTGGAAACTTCCTCATCCCTTGAAAGCATAGAGAAGGGTACATCTTCAAGCGAACAACTTGAACTGGACGCTTTGTTTCAGGAG GAAACGAGCTCGTTCAGAGGTGATAGCTTGGAGAAAG ATGCATTCTCTGCCAGAACAAG AGTAATTGGAAGTCATCTTGCTAAGAAGCTCCTGCATAAAAGGACACGAAAAGAGGAAGAAGTATTGAGCTTGTCGCGCTTATTGGCAGGAAAAACAAAGAAAGAGAGCACAATTATGTTCTATGAGATACTG GTTTTGAAAACACGAGACTGCATAGACGTGCAGCAGGAGAGTGCTTACCACAATATTCTCGTGCGCGAGACCCCCAAACTGAGGCAGTGTTTCAAATGA
- the LOC121791524 gene encoding phosducin-like protein 3 codes for MADYHFVYKDLEGTSTQWDDIQRKLGNLPEKPPVFKPPSFSPAEDEDSKPKDRTWIDGRTEEELEDLEDDLDDDRFLEEYRKKRLVEMREASKVAKFGSVIPISGSDFVREVSQAPQDVWVVVLLYKDGFPECRVLLQCLEDLAKRYPATKFVKIISTECIPNYPDRNLPTILVYNNSAVKATHVGIHSFGRRCTSESVALVLCQADPVLNDGHGGEQSRDAVLDGVTKKFLERVVREREDDDGSSSD; via the exons ATGGCGGATTACCATTTTGTTTACAAGGATCTGGAAGGAACTTCCACTCAATGGGACGATATTCAGAGAAAGCTCGGGAATCTTCCGGAGAAGCCACCGGTGTTCAAGCCTCCGTCTTTCTCCCCAGCTGAGGACGAGGATTCAAAGCCCAAGGATCGGACCTGGATCGATGGCAGAACCGAGGAGGAGCTTGAAGATCTCGAGGATGATCTCGACGATGATCGCTTTCTTGAGGAATACAG GAAGAAAAGGTTGGTTGAGATGAGGGAAGCATCTAAGGTAGCAAAGTTTGGTTCAGTGATTCCAATTTCAGGATCTGATTTTGTGCGCGAAGTTTCACAAGCTCCACAAGATGTTTGGGTAGTCGTCTTGCTCTACAAAGATGG ATTCCCAGAGTGCAGGGTGCTTTTGCAATGTCTTGAAGATTTGGCGAAAAGATACCCTGCAACGAAGTTTGTTAAAATTATATCAACGGAGTGCATTCCCAACTATCCTGATCGTAATCTTCCCACAATTCTGGTGTACAATAATAGTGCTGTTAAGGCAACTCATGTTGGGATACATAGTTTCGGGCGGAGGTGCACTTCTGAAA GTGTAGCCTTAGTTCTATGTCAGGCAGATCCGGTGTTGAACGATGGACATGGTGGAGAGCAATCAAGAGATGCTGTTCTTGACGGAGTGACGAAGAAGTTTCTGGAGAGGGTTGTCAGAGAGCGCGAAGATGATGATGGAtcttcaagtgattga
- the LOC121791523 gene encoding sister chromatid cohesion 1 protein 2-like isoform X2, translated as MFYSQLLLSKKGALGIIWMAAHCHKRIKKDQVHHTHIPSSVDKILDDGVPVVTHRILAFLLLGIVRIYSKKVEYLLNDCHEILNRLCTFKTGKSAQAEAGVGISRPQGPSHSITLPARFELDTFDLGLDQDAMGGKVRSHEQEMHADGCGKVSRRSGSFRKDIVPLSEAYSSTHTPPRDVFEAHQEHDLSVKSSSNANISLAGVEVLRRARHSLEDCVDPIQLDETENEQMHNKLSIKDCKSCPTNEADSDSAAAVRLLNSRNHSLPSSGIELMVLDDAEKEQLNNRASHESASPNTKGRSQEEQMHAYLSDKDLRTNIHWPTNSMESDFVVRLSNNAIFPLPSLEMLRGTVFTLEDRLEPMVLDEAEEEQLYDRPSNKSTSSNFLVPIQDVELNSAVNPLHEGSNPVENLEILDESNFSMEHLSGLMLLNLAEKKDDHDKPTLEEDVAEEKRMDHLPTQLSFQEHLDQVSSEAVDNAGKVGPELEVIPQESVKCHKPESVHVSILTPQPKLPADVGTVGVAAVQTPGRKESAKFLKKRKALVDVGTVVPNKVLKRWIQEDPIDLKRERKTIPHTRLQAWRSHKSCYTHSFLEPLIPCVSVNLCYNSCYELETLSVKPSVDQDGLKAPTTHGAQEQIPDIRSPITEESPTQTPVVSSPVTDLLSGQTAVTPLVLEKPPELAPPIRSSVAEDFQDQIPIAPATPVAYFNSLRSHEAETVAADSDILETSSSLESIEKGTSSSEQLELDALFQEETSSFRGDSLEKDAFSARTRVIGSHLAKKLLHKRTRKEEEVLSLSRLLAGKTKKESTIMFYEILVLKTRDCIDVQQESAYHNILVRETPKLRQCFK; from the exons atgttttACTCTCAGTTGCTGCTATCGAAGAAGGGGGCGTTAGGCATCATTTGGATGGCCGCTCATTGCCATAAACGAATTAAGAAGGATCAAGTTCACCACACCCACATTCCTTCTTCTGTCg ATAAGATCCTGGATGATGGAGTTCCGGTGGTCACTCATAGAATTTTAGCCTTCCTTCTTCTAGGCATTGTGAGAATCTACTCCAAGAAAGTTGAGTATCTACTTAATGACTGTCATGAAATTCTCAACAGGCTGTGTACCTTTAAGACCGGGAAAAGTGCACAAGCTGAAGCAGGTGTCGGCATCTCTCGCCCTCAGGGACCTTCTCACTCGATTACTCTGCCCGCGAGATTTGAACTTGATACATTTGATCTTGGTCTAGATCAAGATGCAATGGG TGGGAAAGTGAGATCACATGAACAAGAGATGCATGCAG ATGGGTGCGGAAAAGTCTCTCGTAGATCTGGCTCATTTCGCAAG GATATTGTTCCACTTTCTGAAGCTTACTCATCTACTCACACACCGCCCAGAGA TGTGTTTGAAGCCCATCAGGAACATGACTTGTCTGTGAAGTCATCAAGTAATGCAAACATTTCTTTAGCTGGTGTTGAGGTACTTCGTCGAGCACGTCATTCTTTAGAAGATTGTGTGGATCCAATTCAGTTGGATGAGACTGAAAATGAACAAATGCATAACAAGCTATCCATCAAGGATTGCAAGAGTTGTCCAACAAATGAGGCAGATTCTGATTCTGCTGCTGCTGTTCGTCTATTAAATAGTAGGAATCATTCTTTACCCAGTTCAGGCATTGAACTCATGGTACTAGATGATGCTGAAAAGGAGCAACTGAACAATAGGGCATCTCATGAGAGTGCCAGCCCAAATACCAAGGGACGGAGTCAAGAAGAACAAATGCATGCTTATTTATCTGACAAGGATCTAAGGACTAATATCCATTGGCCGACTAACAGTATGGAGTCTGATTTTGTTGTGCGTCTATCCAATAATGCTATCTTTCCCTTACCAAGTTTGGAGATGCTTCGTGGAACTGTGTTTACTTTGGAAGATCGCCTTGAACCAATGGTGTTGGATGAAGCTGAAGAAGAGCAATTGTATGACAGGCCATCTAATAAAAGTACAAGTTCAAATTTCCTGGTGCCAATTCAAGATGTGGAATTGAATTCTGCTGTGAATCCATTACACGAAGGAAGCAATCCTGTAGaaaacttggaaatacttgatgAAAGCAATTTCTCTATGGAACATTTATCTGGTTTAATGCTATTGAACTTGGCTGAAAAGAAAGATGACCATGATAAACCAACACTTGAAGAGGATGTCGCTGAAGAGAAGCGCATGGACCATCTGCCTACTCAGTTGAGTTTTCAAGAACATTTAGACCAAGTTTCCAGTGAAGCAGTTGATAATGCAGGGAAAGTGGGTCCGGAACTAGAGGTGATTCCCCAGGAAAGTGTAAAATGCCATAAACCAGAAAGTGTTCATGTGTCTATTCTAACTCCTCAACCTAAGCTTCCAG CAGATGTTGGCACTGTGGGAGTTGCAGCTGTTCAGACTCCTGGCAGAAAGGAAAGTGCAAAGTTTCTTAAAAAGCGGAAGGCATTGGTGGATGTGGGCACAGTGGTGCCTAATAA GGTATTGAAGAGATGGATACAAGAAGATCCAATTGACCTAAAACGTGAGAGAAAGACTATTCCTCACACTCGGTTACAAGCCTGGAGATCTCATAAAAGTTGTTACACACACAGTTTCCTTGAGCCTTTGATTCCCT GTGTCTCAGTAAATCTCTGTTACAACAGCTGCTATGAACTAGAAACTTTATCTGTGAAACCATCTGTTGACCAAGATGGTCTCAAAGCTCCTACAACGCATGGTGCTCAAGAACAGATTCCAGACATCAGATCTCCTATCACAGAAGAGTCTCCCACACAAACTCCAGTTGTCAGTTCTCCAGTTACAGATTTACTGAGTGGGCAAACTGCTGTCACGCCCCTGGTTTTAGAAAAGCCTCCTGAACTAGCTCCACCTATCAGATCTTCGGTTGCAGAAGATTTTCAGGACCAAATTCCGATCGCTCCTGCAACACCTGTTGCTTACTTTAACTCGTTGAGATCACACGAAGCTGAAACAGTTGCCGCTGATTCAGACATCTTGGAAACTTCCTCATCCCTTGAAAGCATAGAGAAGGGTACATCTTCAAGCGAACAACTTGAACTGGACGCTTTGTTTCAGGAG GAAACGAGCTCGTTCAGAGGTGATAGCTTGGAGAAAG ATGCATTCTCTGCCAGAACAAG AGTAATTGGAAGTCATCTTGCTAAGAAGCTCCTGCATAAAAGGACACGAAAAGAGGAAGAAGTATTGAGCTTGTCGCGCTTATTGGCAGGAAAAACAAAGAAAGAGAGCACAATTATGTTCTATGAGATACTG GTTTTGAAAACACGAGACTGCATAGACGTGCAGCAGGAGAGTGCTTACCACAATATTCTCGTGCGCGAGACCCCCAAACTGAGGCAGTGTTTCAAATGA